The following is a genomic window from Scleropages formosus chromosome 11, fSclFor1.1, whole genome shotgun sequence.
taaaaaatcacatcaTACAGGTGTTTGAAAAATAATCTTTAATAAAataggatttttaaaaacatagtaGCATTGCAGAATAGTAACAGAATAGTACCAATAAAAGCAGAACACAGAATTGAAGTGTaccagtgaaattaaaaaaaaaattggcacaCAGTATGattgggtggaaaaaaaaaatcagctttaaaacaaaacagtttgGTTTTGCTcttatattttttgcttttttctaatAATGGGAAAAATTTTTTAAGAACATTTTGATCTGGgtcaattaaaaaattattcagttgcATAACCACTTCTAAAATCATTACAGTGGtagcatgaataaatgcaattattatttattatgttactGAACAACTAATTATTGCAAATAGTTATTAGTTTTGTATTTGTAGAAAGTTGTATTCATTTTGACATTGTGTGCGCTTTGAAAATAGGACTTAAAATCCATTAAGACTCATTTTTATTAAGATGTAAATTCTTGTTTCTGGGACTAAGTGCTCTTAAGCTTCTGCAAGGTTATTGAGGTTGCGCAATGAAAGGATATAAGCTAGCTTtcgaaataaaataaataaataactgagcAAAATAAACGGGCATTACCCCTAACAGCCCCCAGTGTCAGATTTAATTAAGGGAGGGAATGCAATAATTAAATCAGCCTAATTACAGACACTGCCTTTCAGAATGTTTCTCTGCGTACCGTGAAGAAAGGCAGTCCCTAAAACGTACTAATCTATCAGAGTTACCCTGCCAAAGCATCATCTCGAGCTCAGCCCTGAAAGGCTGACTGACATCTCCCCTTTGGGGTGGGAATTGTGAGGTTAAAGGTCCCTTTATACTCTGCTTGCTCTAAAGTTCTGTGCACCTGCTTCCAAATCGATGCCACTCGGtcgccccccccaacccctctcCCATATCGGGGACGATAATTTGGTGCTGAGTGCTGGCTGCAGCGCTCTGCTAGTGAGAAAGTTGTAAGGGATGTGTGGCCGAGAGCCAAGTCCTACTGTCATTGTCAGAACAAAAGGAGGTGTTCTGCGGTCTAATTTGAGTCGTCTCTTCATATGCAAAGCTGCTGTGGAAAGGCCTGCCCGTGTGCCAACAAACACACGCTGGGAAGACAACAAAGACAAGAACATAACAGGAGAGAAACTCCTCGGAGGTTTAAGGCACTGCATATCGCTCCCATTACTGACATTATGACGTGCTCGCGTTCGGCATCGGTGAGGCGTCGGTAAATGTAAGCGATGCCTTTTCAAAGAGTCATTGAAAGACCGACGGTAGGGCGGCGCGAGTGCAGGTGGGGAGGGAGTTGCCGAGGAAGGGAGTACGGAGAGGAGAAGAGTCATCGGTTTCTGCCAATCGTCTGATCCAAGCAAGTCTGGATGTTTGTCATTAATTTCACAGAATCTAAAAATGCAGACCCACTCAGATGAGCGTGCACAAAACTGGTTAGCTTTTGCTTAGTGATGAAGAGCAACGCACACCACCTCGCACCACCTTAACAATGGTTGTACAGTTCATCCACGTTACTACCAAACCTCAGGTGACCGCATATTGGAATGACCATGTAGTCGACTGCGTCGCAgtattattgttttcatgcattttccagaatttccaaaaaaaggaaaaaaaaaaaacatgataaatTGGCTGAATGAAATCCATACAGTCTACAACCAGTTTTCCCAAGTGAGGCtgtggtgaaccggagtctaacccagcaatgcagggcacaaggctggagcgggaggggacacacccagggcaggacacccatttgctgcagggcaccccaagcaggtctcgaaccccagacccaccacacagcaggccccagccgaacctgttgcaccaccgcaccccccagaaacCCACCCTAATTTACTAACTATAATGATAACTAATATCATTAGCTAAACTCATGACACAAAGAAgggaatttattcatttagttccACTCAAATGTTACTCCACcacaaaatacaaaagaaagtATATTTGTTGCTAAATAATGTGTCTGATTATatcataaatactgtactttgaAAGTACTGGTGCTGTTCAAGGAGAAAGGTGGTCAGCATACTTATTTTGTAGACCTCATCTTAGCAAAATAGTTAAATTTTGCTCCTTTTAAAGGGTACACTTTTAAAGCGGTGGAATAATACTAGtctaaaaacattttgctgattCTCGACAGCCCCTTCCTGTCCGTGGAAGACGGAAAGCCTGGTTTTTCCTTCACAATGACATTTCCACTTTCCTCTGTCTTGAGTTTCTCCTTTTAGCCCTACAATGGCTGTGTTAACTATTGTATGGCCAATTCTGGCTGACATGTCATTCAGTGGTCGAGAAGCAGGCCTGGCCTTTGGCAAAAATCAAAAGaattaactaaaaaaaattcacaagatCGGGAAATAAAGAAGTTGTGACAAAAACAGAGCAGTGGGTGAGGACAAATGCCTTCTGTTGAGCATCAATGGAACGTGGACTAGTTGTACTTAGTCATCCCTTCTCGACACTTCTGCATGGACAGATGCGGTTGGTCTTGCAGAAAACTAAGAATTTTAACGTGCTAAGTAAGGGTAATATACCAAGCTCTGTTTAAAAAGATCAGATGTCTTGTGGTCCCCTTCCAGCAACCGAGCACGTGGTCTTCCAGGAAACGGTTAAAGCCTCACATAAGCTGAGCATCACTCCGTTTAAAATACATACGTAACAGAAAGTGTCGGTGAGTCATTCTGAAAATGATGCCGCCCTGTGTGTTTCGGTGAAGGTGTACTTCGGCAGATTTACTGGGAAATCAACGCAAGCAAAGTTACACAGAACGGCTGTGCTTAGGAAACAAGACTTTACTCAGATGGTTGGtcatgaaaaactgaatttgtatGAATATAACACATACCCCAATTTCTCATTTTGCTGTGTTCCCTGTTGGAAATGACACTTGAAAGACGTTCTTCTGCAACAAGTTTGGACGTGAATACCACCGAAAGGGTGTTTTTGGAGCAGACCAATTCCTCTTCTATTATCTTTTATAGTTTGATAACCAGGGGAAGGGGTTTGGATGACTTGTGCGGACCTGTACTGCTTTGAGAGAGAGCCGAAAGGATGACGACTGGTTTGCGACAAGGGCTCGCAGAGTGGTGTAAAAACACATGATTTACTCTGTGAACAGATACTCCACAGTAACCTGGGTCGGGTAAAGAAGGCGGACAAATAAGACATTCGAACCTTTAGCTCTGAGCTGGCAATATGCAGAGCACCGGGAACATTCCAACGCACTATAAAAAGAAACTGCTGCTCTATACTTTTGCTGCAAACCatagaaatgtacatttcttgtacatttcttttttatctgGGTCAGTCAGTAGAGATGCATGTAAAAATGCATCCTCCATGGTATAAGCAGTAGAAATATAGAATGAAatttacagtgtatttatgGTTCACATTTCCACTCTGAGCTTGACTGTATGAACAGATTTGTTacatgtttatactgtatactgaATATATTGCACATGTCCTGCAGTCTGTGATAATGAGCCGCAATGAGTAAAAACACCAGCTTTTCATAACTTTTCATTAGCTCCCTCTGGCCTCGCTTTAAGGCATTTGCACGTTTTAAGACTATTACTCATGTCCGCAATTCATCTGAGCACTAAATCACTTGAGAGACATTCTCCTTTCCATCGGCAGGAGCAGCAGAGAGATGAGTCCCTTGACAAGAACCAAAATGGACAGCAGCTTAGTAAATCCTGAGGGTTTTCTAAACACTTTGTAAAAACTCAAATGCATGTTGGCTCATAGTTTAATTAAAAGGCAGAATGTTTCATTCTAAGAGCAGAAAATAAGTAGTTTTGCTTAAGATTAGTTCACTAAAATGGAAATACAGCCTCAAATTCATAAGACTGggttacagaaatattttcaattaGGTCAACCCTTTGGTCTTTTGTGGCTTTTATTCTTTATCTCCTCACCATATACCTTCAAATCTCCGTAAAGTAGTCCTGTCAATCTTCTTGACCTGTTTTTATATGACAGGAGGATTTGTTATGAATGTGTTCTTTCAAACTGTCAAACCTCAGTTTTGCTGTCAGGAATATTCAACAGAGGGTGAAGTTAGTCATCACTGGGCACTCGCACCTCAGACTGACATAAAGAGAATAGTTCACGTCGAGGTTCACTTGTTCAGCAGGTATAACATGATGAATAATGTGCAGCTTCGTTGTAAGTCGTGTCCCATCACTTGAAGCAAACAGGACGTAAGCATAAACCAGAGTCCTAAACATGAATCCGAAGCGCTGCAATTTCATTAGATTATGAAAATGACACATCTAGCACTGCTGTGATTTCTCTTTTCTGTTGCTTCATGttcaaagcacatttaaaaaggtaaaGAAAGTGGAATCTCACTATCAGCTTTCACGGTGAGTTATGGTTCAGTATTGAGGTTCGGTCAATTAGAAGTGTTTATGCTGGACCACCTAGTTTTTGCTGATATTCGAAAAGCTGCATTTTGCTGGTGCAAAAACTGAGTTATTGACATGAAACTTGTGGTTTTTTCATCgatttttctgagatgtttaACCTGCGAGAAACAGAACTGCCTTCATGAACATGGGTGTGTTGCAAAAGCAGACAACTACAGGCCTatatcttcacttttttttttttctcttttaattctggaaactttgcatttttcacttCACAATTCTTCTAACCTATAGATTCACTGTACATAGAATGGATCTCCCAAAATATCttgtatatttgtttattgCAACACAGCAAAATTCCTGGTTGGACAAATATTTCTTATAGTATACTCTGAGCATGATGGTTACCAAAGTTTTTTGGCTGAACAGAAAACATAACTTTGAATATCAAGCAAGTTTacaaaaaagggtaaaaattaCAGAGAGATAAGATGAAGTTCAAAGTCCCACTGACCAGGAATGGATGAGTGATTGGACATTAGCGAGAAATCACTGCATCCTCttcaaaagaataaatatgagatataaaaaaagaaaaaaacactttacttATTTTCTGCTCAGTTGGGTTTTGTCAGCAGCAATTCAAAATCGGGGGCCCCACAATATGAATAATGATGAGAGGAGACGTTTACAATGGTCTGCACTGTGGGGTGTCCAGGTTCccttttcagcagtttgatTGGGGTACTTGTGGGGTCCTGGGGTCACAGTGGGGGGATACAAGGTAGGCTGAAACACGGGTTGTATTCTGATTGATCTTAATCCGGAACAAGAATTGTGACCCTACACATTACCACATTTTACTGCCCTCAGAGGGCACTGAATACCCCTGGCCTTGTGTATGTTGTCTACTATAGGCTGAAGACGTGAAGAAGGGGAAGAATCAATGCCATGCATTAAACTTGATTAATATCCCTTTGtacaatgcaaacaaaaaagctCCTATATTTAACATCTGATGTGAGAGTCTGACAGCTGTAGAGTccattttcccattttcttgGAAAGCCATCCACTGGGTATCACAGAACTTAAAGGGATGATTTTGTCATGCTTTACCATCTATGAATCAATCTTGATGCTTTATCTCCCGTTATTTCTTCCTATGTTGACAAAGACCTATGTAGCGTTAGTTGTAAGTGATGTGTGCTTTTCATCCTTAAAACAACAATGGGGATATTCACTTCTGTCGTCAAGTTTGACACTACAGCACGTCTTTTCAATTTTAATCATTCGGATGACCTGCTTGtacttttaaactttaaattttgTAATCTCCAGTTGCCAGTTGAGTAACACTACTATCATTCTGAGAATAAGAACATAAACTTGTATCGCCGTCAGTGCGATTGTGAAGAGCATTCACAGCCTACAGCGTAAGAagtgatttttatttgcatttcaggAGCCTCAGGGAGGTGCAGTGAGGCCACAGGTACTTTCATTTTaaccttcattaaaaaaacactcacaCATGGGAAAATACATTAGCACACAATGTAGTATAAATagaatcattttatttataaagcttaattttacattatacaAGTATTACATTTCACAAGTATACCTAAAACTGTATCTGTACATTACTGTGGGAAATCCAACAAGTGCACACGGTGAAATACCAGTTGTCAGCACAATGCTCAGTAAACACCTTTGATCATTCTTATACAAAAGCTTTTGCTCCTAGTAATAGCAGTTCAAGAGCTGTAACTTGTAGTTTTCTAAGttatcttaataataataataataataataataataataataataataataataataatagctgtgCTTGTCATTTTACAATTTAATCAGAGTGAAAAAGTGGCAGTGCCAGTTGTACCCAAATGACAAGTTGTCACATACAAAAATAGGTAGAGGTTCCTCTCACTGTTGGGTCTGACGTATAATACAAATGCAATCATATAAAACTGCATTagtttaaaacatatatatatatatgtttctatatatatatatagagtccTCCACCAAAGCAGACTGTTTGGCCAGCGCTTCTCATCGCTGCAGCATCCTTCTTGTCCCATATCACTCTGCTACCAAGACTCGCAGCAGTGGCAGCTCCCTTTACGTAACTGCACTTCCAAAGAGCAGTCCTGTCCACTCCAAATGTTCTGCACCACCTCCTCGTCCTGCCATCCCCACTGTGGTCACACGCAGTTGACCCTTCTGGCTGCTCCATCGGGCACAAGCCTTTTGACCCTTCCTTACATGTCTTGTCAACAGTTCCAAGGAGGAGTACTCCGCTTCTCCTGCACCAACTCTTGGGACTTAGTTCATCTTGGACCTTCTGCTGCTACACAGTCCGAAGCTGGAAAAGAACCAGAGCACCGCGATTAAATGGGGCACGCTAGACTATATCGCTGACTCTCTTGCAGATGATCGAAGATCTAGCGAGGAATTTCGATCGTGCATTTGCACGCTGACGCTCGGGCGCGTGCACGAGCTCGGTGCTGTTTACCTGCTCAGTTAATATCCATCGAACCACGTGGTGAAGTCCAGCAGCTCGTGGTCCTCGCAGCCCAGCGGCTCGTAGCTCGTCCCCTCCGAGGAGCACGTGGAGTGCGGCGACTCGGGCTCGGCCGAGAGGCTGCTGGACAGCGCCGGGGAGGGCGCCCCGCGCTGGAGCGCCGCGCTCACGGCGTCGTGCGCGTCCAGGAGCCGCTGCAGCGCGCGGATGTACTCCACCGCCGAGCGCAGCGTCTCCACTTTGCTCATCTTCCGGCTGGCGGCGCCGCTCGGCACGTGCTGCCGCAGGGTCTGGAAGCCCATGTTGACCTGCCGGACGCGGTTCCTCTCGCGCTCGTTTCGGCGCGCCACCGCGAGCGGCTGCTGCTGGGGGGTTACGTCGAAGCGGAGTCCGGCGAAGGTGAGCCTCCTCTTGCAGCGGAGCAGCTGCGGAGATCCGGGGCGCTGTCTGTTCAGCACCGCGCTCTCGCTCCGGTGTCCGGCGCTGTGCGTGACGCCGCCCTCCTCCCGCGCGCCCTGCAGCGCGATTTTGGCGCAGTGCTGCGAGAGTCCGAAGGGATACACTCCTTGTACGGTGCGCGTGGCCGTCACAGCGCTGCTGGCCATCTCCTCTGAGAAGTGTGACGGGAACAGTTCTACTTCAAGAAGAAAGGCTTCTCTCGAGCCTTCTTTCCATCGCCCGATCTGAAGAGAACTTTGGCTCCGAGTCTCTATTTCAACACGCGTTCCGTGTGCCCCGCCCCTTTTTTGAGGGCTGCCCCGCCCGCTTACGGCTGCTCGAGCCGGGCGCGTGGCTCGCGGGCCGCGCGATAATAAAACCCATCTTTCCGCGGGCCTCGCGCGCGTGACCTCATTTGCATTCCAGTGTGCcgagtttgaaaaaaaaaaccgcttGGACGACTCGCTCCTGGCGAAAATGtcgataaataaataaggattaaaaattaataatgtgatACTGTAGTGAAATTTGTTTGGTTCTAAGGATCTTTTTCGCAACTCTGGCCTTCACTTTTTCCTGCACAGCatgataaatgtaatacaaagaGCTTCTTTCCGGATTGCATTGATGGGAAGAACTCGTCTTCTTAACGCCATTCCTGTCAGACTTTTTTGGTCAAACATTACTTTTAACTGGTAAGAAGTGCTCTCGTAACCGCGCTGCGTCAACGCACCGAGATTCTACCGGGATgaaaagttatgaaaaaaaaggGTAATATAATATGCTGCATCATGAGTGTTTGTAGTTAACTCCTAACAGGCAAAGATCAAACGAACGGACATTTTTCCGTCAAACTTAGCCTAGTGTTTACTGGATATAAAATgagaataaacaaattaatttatattttcttttataaacatttaGGAATAATACACAAAGTAAACCTGTGCAACTTAACAACACATGGCGGAGAgtataaaaagaacatttttagtTTACTAGCACTTGACTGTCCGAGGTCCATTAGACTTGGTCAAGTGCCAGTAATTGTTTGCTATTTATTTCTCTGTGGCTGAACGTATTTGAAATAACCAGGCCCCCCGTACATTTGAGAGCGCAAATGATCTAAATATTgtcattaattatttgttttaaaatgtgtcagaTGTCTcgtttgcttttaattaaatatctCATTACTTGTCATAAGTAAGCTGCGCTTCCTTTAACATGGTAACGGAAAGTGGGTGGTTAGCGACCCCTAGCGGTAAAGGGAGTTGTATAGCACTCTGTGAGTAGAGTAATGCTGCTGAAATGTATTATTACGCAATGAGCTagaactttctccaaagtgactcgaaatgttagaaaataaaatttacagtaatgtACCTATTTTCACAACGGTATCAAttcagcaggagtgggactcaAATGTGCAACTTCAGATTAAGTAAGATATGGTAGCCTTAACCACCATAGGTGCTTCactaaaatgcagtaaaaatagctCAGTGCATGGGCAGCAGAGAAAATCAAGATTTgaaagttttcattaaaaattcctTTCACAGCCCATGTATTTTACCCATTAGTTTTGTTGCCAATTTTCTTAAACAAGATACTACACTCATCACAACAATATAATTCCTAATGTAACCACATTACCAATTAAGTGCACACTAAGCAATTACTCAaggaaaatacagaatttaagtATTAAACTAACAAGAGCGATTCATGGCTTGTCCCTAATGTGGggaagttttttcttcttttttttttttttttttttctatgcagTCTTGGAAACACCTGCCTCTAAATCACTTCTTACCCCAGGAGTCCATTATGCTTTCATGACTATCACTGTGCTCTATTGTAAGAGCTTGCAGCAGCAGGATTTAAAATACTGCTGAACTTCATGGACAGACAAAATGTTGAATTGATTACATTAGCATAAAACCCATGGACCCTTTAtaattgtattgtttttgaAGTGGTGGGTTGCGTTTGAGTTGACGTTCCTTGGTTTTGTCATATGTTGCCATGCCATTGtcttttgaatttaaaaaatgtagtgcCTTTCTCATTAATCTTTAATGTCATATTTTGTCAGATATTAACTGCACAAGGTCATACAGTCAGCCACAGTGCCTTTGTTATAGTAAATGGGTGTGCTTACACACATATTTTTGCTGCAGTTATAGCCAACCCAGGTCAATCCATtataatgtatacatttttaactaCATGTGAAAAACTTAATATTAACTATTCAACTTTGAGAGAGTTtacaacattattattgttctctTTTATCCTTGTTTACCTTGAatacccttgttcaaggtaaCTGATTTTCTGGGTTATGAAAATACATTAGTGTATTTTGGGGGAACTGGCAATTATACAAACACTCTCTTTCATTTCTCATCATGATGGTATTTATACACATTCAGAAGACACTTATTATGGGCCTTGTGCAAGGAGTTATCAAATATCACTAAGAATGTGCAGCCAGCTTTTTTACAAGAGAAATCACGAAGGCCTCTAATAGGTTCCATTGGAAGCGTCTTCTcgtaattcattcattcatggaACTGTGAAAACAAAAGGGCGCACATTTCTCAGGAAAGTGATTTCTTTGGTTTCATTTACTATGACTTTAGTAAGAAGAAATACCTTTTGGAAACAGCAACTCAGTTCGACGAGTATGTCCATTGCGGCAGGTTACTTTGTCTTCCTTTACcctaagaaaatgaaaaagcaatcAATTAATTGCAAACATGTGTATTCTTTCTGCTGAACAATGTCAGTCCTCAACATTTCAACTATTTTGCTAAATGTAGCTATGATATATTAGTGTTCATTTGTGTTCAGTAGTTGAATAATTTGGAAAGAATctaaaaccagaaaaaaaaacaataacatgaGACAAAGGAGAAAGTTTTTAGAGCCACTTCCAAAGAGTGTAACAATCAGATTTTAATACTCATCTTCATTACAAGTTGTGAGAATTTTAGGCAttcatgcttttcttgaaattttGCCTCAACTGCAGCTTTACCttaataatatatttcatttaaatttttaattttgctattcTAGTTTACccattaaaattttcaaaagtcAGGCCATAACATACTCCTTATAAATGTTAGAGAAACTGGCATCCTGCCAGTCCCCCCATTTGAAGTCGGCTGAACATCCGTTTTCTTTGCATGGGCTGCAGACACATGCATAGAGGCCCGGCCATTGTGTCGTCAGCTGCAGGAGCTTCCTTAAAACTACCAGGATCATGTCCCAGGACTGCTGTGTCTCTGCAGATACAGTGGTAGATTAGCATAATGAGCAGGCACATGTGCATGTACCTGTagcaaatacagtatgtgcaagTTCTCACCATTGGTTTCTGGCCTCCTGCAGCGGATCTCGATGTATTGATCTTCATCTCCACAGATCTCTTTGAACAAGACCAGCTTTTGACTGTAGCCAATCAAGCACTGGTCTTTTCCCACCCATTGAGTGGAAAAGTAGGAGCAGGTCTTAATGATTAgtctgaaaaacagacaaaattatgaaaaaaccCACCACATCGCAAATGATCTCTTTCTCTATGTTAAGAGACTTATGGCATGTAAGGATATGTAAAACCAAGCAATGCACACTGCAGCGGTTGTCATTTTATCATAGAAACACGTTTTAATGAAAAGTTTAGACTGCATCACCTGTGGAAGAAGCCATGAGGAACATCAGGAAGGAAGTAGACACGAACCGTGATGTCATCGTTCTTGTCGTCTCCCCACATCTTCTGCACTATTTTATTATTCTCCAGGAAGCCTGGAAACAAGCAGGCACCATCCTTCAGATTTCTGGAGCTCTCTGAGGGTTTCCACTCCCTGGGTCTTTCTGGGTTGAACACCTGGGCCTGGGGGTTAAGAGGATTGCTGACCAAGGAGGGTAGGCAGACCTCAAAGTGCTGCAAGAGGGTAAGCATCTTGCCATTCTTTTTCCTCGTCCCAGTAATCTCCTCTACAAAGTCTTCTTGGTCCAGTTGCAATGTTTGTAGGGACTTTCGTACCAGGACTCGTATGGCAGCATTCTGCAGGGTAGCTTTCGATTTAAATTCATctatccattcatttttgtcctttgcAAAAGACCTTTCCTTTTGCAAAAGGTGTTTGGGGATGTCTTGTAGCTCCTTCTCTAAATCATGCCTCACTATTGACTATAagatgaaagaaagaagaacACATGTCAAGTACAAAGGCACTTGAACTGATTTTTCATTGAATGCTGCCCACCAAATTTTGCTGTGTTAAAAATATACAAGTGTAGagatgatcacacacacactctgaaaccgcctgttccaagcggggtttgtggcgaaccggagcctaacccggcaacacagggtgcaag
Proteins encoded in this region:
- the LOC114911944 gene encoding achaete-scute homolog 1b-like; the encoded protein is MASSAVTATRTVQGVYPFGLSQHCAKIALQGAREEGGVTHSAGHRSESAVLNRQRPGSPQLLRCKRRLTFAGLRFDVTPQQQPLAVARRNERERNRVRQVNMGFQTLRQHVPSGAASRKMSKVETLRSAVEYIRALQRLLDAHDAVSAALQRGAPSPALSSSLSAEPESPHSTCSSEGTSYEPLGCEDHELLDFTTWFDGY